Part of the Methanolobus chelungpuianus genome is shown below.
TACCTCTCCTGCAGCGTTACGGTCCGTTCCTGACAACAGCTCCTCCGGCACGGAAGATACGGCGGATGAAAAGCCCGGCTGGTGGCTGCACAAGGGCCGCAGCTATGTGTCATCCGTTTACCTGAATGATACGGAAGATATGTCAAAAGACAATACATCAGAGAACGGTACCTTTGCAATTACAGGTGTAGACCTGGTGATCCTTCTCAACGGCCAGAATGCGGGAAGTTACCCCGGAAATGAATTTGCTTCCAACTCGCAGGTGACTGTTGAATACCTTGTTACCAATACAGGCACAACAGCACTTGATGGTGTAGTTATCACAGATACGGTGTTTGGAGATATCGGGGAATACAAGTCTCTCGGTGTCGGGGAAAGCATTAGTTTTGGAAGCCCGGTCAGCGTTCAGGAGGGCCAGTTCTCCAGCAAGGGGAAAGTCATTGCATTCAATGAGAGCCTCTCCCGTACATGCAGTGACGAGGAGGATCTCTACTACTTCGGTGTAAGGTCAACGGAAGACCCGGTCTCAGAGATACCGGAGTTCCCGACAGTGCTTCTGCCAGTGGTGCTGGTACTAGGAATGATGTTCGTATATGGAAGAAAGGTATAGGCAGGCACGAACCTGCTGTTTAAACGTATCAGGGTGATGTCTGGAATGCAGGATCCCTGTCATTCCTGCGACATCCTCTTATAACTTTGTGAAAGCTCCACATACGAGGCAGCATTCTCTTGGATATGTTCTTTCTCCCTTTCCGTTACCTGCCTGTTGAGCTTTCCGGGAATGCCAAGGATGACGCTCCCTTCAGGGAACACTTTTCCAGGGGATACTACTGCGTTGGCGCCGATGATGGAATGATCCCCTATGACAGCACCATTCAGTACTGTAGCGTTCATTCCTACCAGGACA
Proteins encoded:
- a CDS encoding PEF-CTERM sorting domain-containing protein, with protein sequence MKNGYLLLLFFAVLFIAIVGSNLQREYTPVEITDNITSPAALRSVPDNSSSGTEDTADEKPGWWLHKGRSYVSSVYLNDTEDMSKDNTSENGTFAITGVDLVILLNGQNAGSYPGNEFASNSQVTVEYLVTNTGTTALDGVVITDTVFGDIGEYKSLGVGESISFGSPVSVQEGQFSSKGKVIAFNESLSRTCSDEEDLYYFGVRSTEDPVSEIPEFPTVLLPVVLVLGMMFVYGRKV